The Aeoliella mucimassa genome includes the window CAACCGCTTTTTCGTCGGCCTGATACGAGGTGCGATTCGCATCGTAATGCAACTCCATGTATTGCCGCACGCACTCATCGGTGCCACCTTCCAATACCACTTGGCCTTTTGCGAGGAGCACTCCTCGATTGCAAAGCCTTTCGACAGCAGCCATGTTGTGGCTAACGAACAGCACCGTACGACCTTGGCCTTGCGACACTTCCTGCATCTTGCCTAGGCATTTCTTCTGGAACTGCGCGTCACCGACAGCTAGCACTTCGTCGACAATCAGGATTTCGGGCTCTAGATGCGCGGCTACTGCAAATGCCAAGCGAACGTACATGCCGCTCGAATAACGCTTGACCGGAGTATCGAGAAATCGCTCGACTTCGGCGAAGGCGACGATCTCGTCGAACTTGCGATCAATCTCGGTCTTCTTCATACCGAGAATCGAACCATTGAGGTAAATGTTCTCCCGCCCGGAGAGTTCGGGATGAAACCCAGTACCGACCTCGAGCAACGAAGCAACCCGGCCCCGCAATACCGCTCGGCCGGTCGTCGGTTCGGTGATCCGGCTTAGCACCTTTAGCAACGTACTCTTGCCAGCACCATTGCGACCGATAATACCGACGACATCTCCTTGATTGACTTCAAACGAGACATCCTTCAAAGCCCAGAACAGTTCGTCCTCACTACCTCTTCCGCTAAGTCGTTGAAAACGTTTGAACGGAGCTTTAGCAGCCCCCACCAACGCTTCACGGAACGAAGGGTACTTCTCGTCTTGCTGACCAAGTCGGTAGGCTTTGCTGAGATTATCGACAGTAATAATGGGGCGGCTCATACCGAAATGTTCTCCTTCCACTTGCCATATGCTTCTTGCAGAAGTTTCGCTCTCTTCGCGGCTACATCGGTCCACGTGTAGTGCTTAGCTTCTTCATGTGCACTGGCAGCCATCGATTCTCTGAGTTCACTATCAGAACTGAGCCGCCGAATAGCGTCGATCCACTGTTCCTTATCATCTATGTCGATTACAAGACCATCGATTCCATCTCTGACTGCCCGGCCAGCACCAGCCTTAGACACAAGCACAGGCAATCCATTCGCCATTGCTTCGTAAGTAACTAATGGGCCGCCTTCTTCATGAGAAGGAAAAATAAAGACATCAGCTTCGCTGAAATACTTCTTAATATCAGTGGTGTAGTTGACCCACTCCACTGAATCATCATCATGGAGCTTCTGGCGATATTTCTCGGGCAGATCTGAACTAATTTCGCCGACGAAAGTGAGTTTTGCATTCTCTGGCTTCGCCTCGGCCCAATAATCCAACAGATACGGCACGCCCTTCCGAACACCAACACTTCCAACAAACAAGAAGTTGACAGTGTTTTTACCTCCAGATTTACTCTCGGCT containing:
- a CDS encoding ABC transporter ATP-binding protein, whose translation is MSRPIITVDNLSKAYRLGQQDEKYPSFREALVGAAKAPFKRFQRLSGRGSEDELFWALKDVSFEVNQGDVVGIIGRNGAGKSTLLKVLSRITEPTTGRAVLRGRVASLLEVGTGFHPELSGRENIYLNGSILGMKKTEIDRKFDEIVAFAEVERFLDTPVKRYSSGMYVRLAFAVAAHLEPEILIVDEVLAVGDAQFQKKCLGKMQEVSQGQGRTVLFVSHNMAAVERLCNRGVLLAKGQVVLEGGTDECVRQYMELHYDANRTSYQADEKAVADDDSRVVLKEARIEKHASSSPSVLLFGEPFSITTRWHHREYVPNLSYGLRVFDTRENLVVVLNTISDSSIDLSDAGERTVKCAVDTNILPPGKYRIAVGAFTRPYGTVTDVNDCLYIEVLETPYSEDWKFTAANRPAAAVPVAWNVELEPQPQP